From Vitis vinifera cultivar Pinot Noir 40024 chromosome 3, ASM3070453v1, the proteins below share one genomic window:
- the LOC104878812 gene encoding uncharacterized protein LOC104878812: protein MAFKMIHGAEEKQYERLWDYAAAIRKWNVGSIVKIQTTNDVFERMYICLDACKRGFLAGCRPLIGIDGCHLKGTTGGQLLVAVGKDGNDNIFPIAFVIVEIENKSSWTWFLQCLLDDIGHVDENGWGLVETFKDLMPNAEHRFCVRHLHANFKKDFPGKVLKDAMWSAARATTKNSFDFHMDELKKLDVKAYEWLVKLDVRTWNRHAFNPRSKSDTLVNNIAESFNAWILEARDKPVLTMMEIIRVMLMQRLQTKRDHMRRYEGRVCPRIYKKLERIKSEVGHCISRWNGESKYEVEYIYGGRYVVDLNERTCGCGRWGLSGIPCFHAAAAIIEHGEQLETYVDIAYIKETFLSCYQWMISTLPSHEQWLKTPYDLIKPPKFTKKVGKHKKVRKREAGEPINAFRVSKKGTAMKCGNCLQWGHNQRTCKAPDNPNKKAYKKKKKGQLEQSSTSGAKWSKKLLGTQQSNIGTQQSSQSRTKDNTSGSKKDKGKTKV, encoded by the exons ATGGCATTCAAGATGATACATGGTGCTGAGGAGAAGCAGTATGAGAGACTTTGGGACTATGCAGCTGCTATTAGGAAGTGGAATGTGGGTAGCATAGTGAAGATACAAACTACGAATGATGTGTTTGAGAGAATGTATATTTGTCTTGATGCTTGCAAAAGGGGATTTTTAGCAGGTTGTAGGCCACTTATTGGGATAGATGGTTGTCATTTGAAGGGGACAACAGGTGGACAGTTACTGGTTGCTGTTGGAAAGGATGGGAATGATAATATCTTCCCAATCGCTTTTGTTATTGTTGAAATTGAGAATAAAAGCTCTTGGACCTGGTTTCTACAGTGCTTGTTGGATGACATTGGACATGTGGATGAGAATGGATGG ggattagtagagacctttaaaGATTTGATGCCTAATGCAGAGCACAGATTTTGTGTTAGGCATTTACATGCAAATTTCAAGAAGGATTTTCCTGGGAAGGTACTCAAAGATGCAATGTGGAGTGCTGCTAGGGCAACAACAAAGAATTCTTTTGACTTCCACATGGATGAGTTGAAGAAGCTAGATGTGAAGGCATATGAGTGGCTTGTGAAGTTAGATGTGAGAACATGGAACAGACATGCTTTTAATCCAAGAAGCAAGAGTGACACTCTAGTAAACAATATAGCAGAGTCTTTCAATGCTTGGATTTTGGAGGCTAGGGATAAACCAGTGTTGACAATGATGGAGATCATAAGAGTGATGTTGATGCAAAGGTTGCAAACCAAAAGAGATCATATGAGAAGGTATGAAGGGAGGGTTTGTCCAAGAATCTATAAGAAGCTTGAGAGGATAAAAAGCGAGGTTGGACATTGCATTTCTCGTTGGAATGGAGAGTCCAAATATGAGGTGGAGTATATTTATGGTGGAAGATATGTGGTGGACTTGAATGAGAGGACTTGTGGTTGTGGGAGATGGGGATTGAGTGGAATCCCATGTTTTCATGCTGCTGCTGCAATAATTGAGCATGGAGAGCAACTTGAGACTTATGTAGACATTGCTTACATTAAGGAGACATTCCTAAGTTGTTACCAATGGATGATAAGCACACTTCCAAGCCATGAACAATGGCTAAAAACACCCTATGACCTAATCAAGCCCCCAAAATTTACAAAGAAAGTAGGCAAGCATAAGAAGGTAAGAAAGAGGGAGGCAGGAGAACCTATAAATGCATTTAGGGTGAGCAAGAAAGGAACTGCCATGAAATGTGGGAATTGTTTACAGTGGGGCCATAATCAAAGAACTTGTAAAGCTCCTGATAACCCCAACAAGAAggcttataaaaagaaaaagaaagggcaATTAGAACAATCATCTACATCTGGAGCTAAATGGAGTAAAAAATTATTG GGTACTCAGCAATCAAATATAGGTACTCAACAGTCAAGTCAAAGTCGTACAAAGGACAACACTAGTGGAAGCAAGAAGGATAAGGGAAAGACTAAGGTTTAG